Genomic DNA from Rattus rattus isolate New Zealand unplaced genomic scaffold, Rrattus_CSIRO_v1 PGA_scaffold_41, whole genome shotgun sequence:
AAAATGCGGATTATGAATCAGCTTTAAATCATCAAAAATTTATTGAAACAAGAATTCAAGAAATAAAGTCTATTCTTGATAATCATGTTTTAATTTCTGATGACAAAGGTTCTTCTGGACTTGTAAAGATTGGATCCAAAGTAAAGATTCTTGAAGTAGAGGAAAATATGGAATATGAATATGAGATTCTTGGTTCTGTAGATAACAATCCACAAATGGGAAGAATTTCAAATGAATGTCCTTTAGCTAAATCTATAATGGGAAAAAAGGTTGGTGATGTTGTAGAAGTTCAAAACATTGCATCTCcatatacaattaaaattttgaatattagttaAGGGCTTTGGAAATTCAAAAAGAAACACTTTCTCAAGTAACTGAAGAACAATCTATTGAAACAGGAGGAGATACTCCTATTGTTTCAATAGAGAAATTTTCGGAATGTGAATGTGATGTTGGGCTTCCATCTAGATTGTGAAACCCAAAGATGAAAAATTATATTGTGGcaaaaaacaataaaggaagataTGTTTTTGATTCTGAAAAATCCATTGACAAATTACAAGAAGCTTATGATTACATGTTTGATTTGGCTAGATATGACGCCGATATCATGTTTGTtggagttaaaaacaaacaaacagctcctATAGTTGCTGAAGCCGCTGCTAGAGCAAAAGTTTTTTATTTAACTCAAAGATGATTAGGCGGTCTTCTTACAAATTTCAGAAATATTAGTTTGAACATTAAGAAATTAAATGAACTGGATGAGTTGCTTTCACAATCTAATTTACAGGAAGGTTATACAAAAAAGGAATTAGTAGTTCTTTCTAAACAAAGAGATAAATTGGAAAAATTTTATGGAGgaataaaaaatttacaaagattGCCTGATTTGATAGTAGTTTTTAATCCTGAAGAAGATATTACAGCAGTAAAAGAAGCTAAAAAAATGGGTATTCGTATTGTTGCTCTTGCAAATACAAACACGAATACAGAACACCTAGATGTAATTATTCCTGTGAATAATTCAACCCCAAAGTCTGTTTATTTAATTGCTAATTTGCTTTCAGATGCTGTAGTTCAAGCACAAGGAAATCCTAcaaaatttgcatttaaaaaatccGAAGAAATAATTATTCCAGAGGAATATATGTCTCcaaaattaaagaatgaaagaggaaatatatcttttttataaaaatgtatttgaaccTAGATTTCAGTACTACAAACGGtactttctttactgtttttgaggtttaaaatttctttcttccgatatagaaaggaataaaaaaatttttaagaaatatcttgttaattacatatttttagaAGATTATGACTATTTCAAAAGGAATGAATCTTTTTACAAAGGATCTATTTTTTTAAGCAATAAGGAATTTAATAGTTTTGAATTTGAtaagaattatgtttatgtgttgaTAGGGGAgtatgaaaaaatttttaaacatttaaaaaaacttagaaaagaagGAATTATGGCTATTGTGGATAGGAATATTTTTCAGTCTGATTTGAAAAAACCAATTTGAAAGCGAAGAATTTCAGTGATAGAGGCCGTTTATTCCAATTTGGTGCTTGAAAATATGGAAGGAATAAATAGTATTGAATATGGAGAAAATGATTGAatagagtttgaaagaaagaTTTTTGAAACATACATGTTTAAtaagcaaaaatataaagaaattattcAGTCTCATATGAAACCGGGTTGAAATTTAAGCAGAATAAATTTGATGTCTTTGGCAGTGCTTTTTGAATCTTTAGCAGAATTTGAAGTTCATAAAACCCCAATAAATGTTCTTTTGGAGCAATCtgtaaaaacagtaaaaaattaTTGTGATCAAGAAGATTACAAATTCATAAACGGAATTTTGCAAACTTGTCTTAAAAATTATGGGTCTATTAACGAATAAGAGAGtctcttttaaacttttatgttggtttcacttttttttacttattctgtTTGCTATCTTTTCAGGAATTAATTACTGACATCCAGatcaatcaaaaataaattatttctttttggcttcttcttttattcttttagctTTACTTGTTCCTTatgttttatttaccttttttaaaGTTAGAAGGCTTTCAGGTTATTCAAGGGAATTATGCAAGAATAAGATTAAATGAGGaactttaacttcttttttatcTTGAGCGATTGTTATTGCTTCCAGCATTGTTTGAATTTGTTTGAAACCCACATCACAATCAACATTTTCTAAAGTTAATTTTGGGGCTTTATGCTCGTCTTCGTGTTTATCtgcaatttctttgtttttttttagtagaTTGGAAAGACAacttttgtatatttaaaaaatgactgaTATTACGCGTTTTCCTTTTAAACATAAGAACTGATACTACTGATTAGCTTTTCTAGCAAATGTTGGGGTGTCAggaatactttgttttttttgaaaatttagttCTGTTTCACAAATGAAATATGTGTCTGTAgccttaattacattttttttaattggtttaattATCTACTCTGCAAGAACACTTAGAGAATACAAATCTTGTGTTTCTACTTTTAGATACTCTCACAACTATATTTCAAAGTTTCTTATAGGTATTTCAACTTCTTTTATTGCTATAAACATAGGATTTATAGCTTGTGCGATTGCCATTATTAAACCCATTGATACAAAATGATATATATTGGTTTGTGCTGTTTTTTCCGGATTGTTAGGAGTAGTTTCAAATGTATTTATCAATTGATTTGAGTTAAAGAttcaatttgaatttttttatagaaaatacaAAGATACGGTGGTAGAAGACGTTATCAAAGCaaccacagagagaaaaagacaaataaaagaaagatataacAACCATCCCAAATATAACAATTATTAATAATTCTTTTGAAATCTAAATCTATTAATCCAGAGTTTAATTCTCTGTCTTTAAAGTGAAAaaattgaagatgatttcttctCATTTCATTTAATGTTTCAGTTCTTGCTCTTTTAGCTCTTTTTAAGATACTTTTAAATAAAGGGGTTATTGAAAATGATAAGGGAAAATTATCTTTTGTGGCTGTTCTGGCTCCTTTATCTATAACTTTGTTGTGTGCTTATATTGTCGCTTCCATTAAATTCAAAAAAGATTATTCCGCATTAATTAAAGAACaaagatttaaatatttcatcAGAGGATCATTGTCTTCTTGTTTATCAAGTTGTTGATTATTAATAGGTTTGGTTGCCTTAATGTCTGATAAAGatcacaatttaattttttattcctgTGTAAGTTTATCTTGTATAACAGGATTGGTATCAGGAGGATTTATAACCTTCTATGAGTTCTGTATAAACTGAGATATTTTTTATAGTAAGAATAAAGAAACTATAGTTAAAGAATATTTGCAAAGACagaataaacttaaaataaaagaagatattcAAGAAGATGAAGGTTAAGAAGCAAGGAGACAGAAGTTTATTGACATTACTTACAGACATAGCGGAGAAACACAATCTTTCCTTTGATGTAGTTACAGACTTGTTGGCACAAACATTTAGATCGGCTTTTTTAAAGGAGTATCCAGACAATGATATTGAAGTTGTGGTTAatccaaagaaaagcaaaattgaaATTTGAAGGAAACTTCAGGTTGTTACAGATAAGTTTTATGAAACAGAGGGCTTTGAAGATGAAGAAACTTTAATTCCTATTTCTCAAGTTCCTTTTTTGCCAGAGACAAATAAGAATCCGGTTTCCCCTAAAGTTGGAGACATAGTTTATAAAGAAGTGAATATTGAGGATTTTGATTCCAAAATTACTTCTAATATTCAATTGTTCTTCAAAAAACTTACTCAATTTGAAGTTAATCGTTCAATTTGTCAAAAATGACTTCAATTTCAAGGAACAGTTATGGAGGGTGTGGTtgaagaaataattgaaaataaggaTGATAGATCTGTAAGAAAAATTATTGTTTCCTTGACAGCGGAAGATGGATCTGTAGCTAAAGGAATATTGTCTAAGAGTGATCTTGTTTGATTTGAAGAGAATGGAGTTAGGGTTTATGAAAGCATGTCTCTTGGCCAAACATACTTGTTCTATATTAAGGAAGTTGTAGAGAGCAATACTAAGTATCCAATTTCTCTTTCAAGAACTGATTCTGAGATTGTGAAATATCTTATGTCAAAACATATTTCTGAAGTTGCAGAGGGATTGGTTGAAATTAGAGGGATAGCTAGAATTGCTGGTTTGAGAACAAAGGTTCTGGTTCATTCAAATAATCCAAATGTTGATCCTGTAGGCTGTTGTATTGGACCTAAGGGAAAAAGATTGAAAATTATTTCAGGagaacttttaaatgaaaaaattgaTGTAATTCTTTGGAATGAGGATCCTGTTCAGAATGTTATTAACTCTTTTGCTGCAGGAAAAATTATTGGTTATAGATTAGATCCTGATGAAGAAGAGTCAATAACACTTATTGCAACTCTAGAAAACCTACTTTCATGCATTGGAAGAAAAGGGGTTAATACAAAACTTGTGTACATGCTtacaaattgaaaaataaatatgaaaactattcaagaagctaaagaagaaaaaattgacTATGTTTCTATAGATGATGATAAGTTCATCAGCAGCAATAAAACTTCAGAAAGGATCTTCAAAATGCACTTTAAGAAGAGAGAAGATTTTTCACAAAATTTTTATGATGATAAGAAAAGCAAATCTCTAAATAGAAATGACGAAAGAAAACAATAGCTtcaatgaattttcatttttaaaaccaatATCCATATCGGATTTTGCTAAATCCATTGGTGTTGATGCTTCAGAaataattaaagatttttttctaaaaggaaaattaacaaCTTTAAACACTATTCTCTCAAAAGAAGAATGTAAGAATTTGTGTGAAATattcaaaattacatttactgaaaaacaaaaatcttacaAAGAGGATAATTTGTTTTCAGAATACCTCGATTTTTCAAATTCAGAGAATGTTGTTCCTAAGATTCCTGTTGTTACTGTTATGGGTCATGTTGACCACGGTAAAACAACTTTACTTGACCGAATTAGAGGAACAAAAGTAACTGCTAGTGAATTTGGAGGAATTACACAACATATAGGTGCTTATCAAGTAACAAAAGGCAATCAAAAAATTACATTTCTAGATACTCCTGGACACCAAGCTTTTACCAAAATGAGGTATCGAGGAGCAAATGTTACAGATATAGCGATTATTGTGGTTGCGGCAGATGATGGAGTTAAACCACAAACAATAGAAGCTATACAACATGCATTAGCAGCAAAAgtaaaaatcattgttttcataaataaagtagataaaggaagaaaatctatTCCTGTTCTGAAAAATCAGGTTATGGAGCACGGATTAATTCTTGAGGAATTTGGAGGAGATGTTCTTTGTGTAGAAGGTTCTGCTTTGCAAGGAACTGGTATAGATGAATTATTGGACACAATACTGTTGGTTGCTGAAGTGTCAGAGTTTAAGACTACACAATCTAATCCTGCTGTAGGAACAGTAATAGAGTCCAATTTAGAAAAAGGCCTTGGGGCCGTAGCTACTGTTCTTTTGGATAGAGGAGTTGTTAGTTGTGGAGACTTTTTGGTTATGAAATCAGCAATTTGCAAAATTAGAACCATAACCAATGATGAAGGAAAAACTCTAAAAAAACTTGAAGCAGCAGTTCCTGCAAGAATTACGGGATTTAAAAATTTACCGGATGCTGGAGatagatttatttctttctcaaaagAGGCTGAAGCTAAGAAATTTTTTGGGGAATTTTCTAAAGATAGTTTTCAAAAAGACTTGGTATTTTTGGAAAAGAATAAGGATGTAGAGAATTTAAATATTCTTGTAAGGGCTGATGTTAGCGGTTCTTTGGAAgctataaaagaaattatttattcacACAATATTTCTATTTCTGCAGCCAATATAGGTCCAGTAACAGAAGCTGATTTGCAATTAGCTTCTATAACAGGATCTTTAATAATGAATTTCAATCAAAAAATCACTTCTTCTGTGCTTAACAGAGCACAAGAAATGAGAATAAAGATTAAGAATTATAGAAGTGTATATGAAATTGAAGAGGATTTGattgaaataattgaaaacaataaatatgtGGAATATGTTGAGGAAACAACAGGTAAAGCTCAAGTTCTTAAGCTTTGATATCACTCAAAAGTTGGGACTATTGCTGGATGTAAAGTTATAGAAGGCACCAttacaaaaacagacaaaatcaAAGTTTGAAGAGGGGAAGAATTACTTACAAAATCCACAATAAAATCATTCAAAACAGAAGCTTTTGAAATTAAAGAATGTTCTTTAAATCAAGAATGCGGAATTGTTGTGAATAATTGAAACGATATCAAAGAAGGGGATATTATTGAGTCATTTAAATTGGTAAGTAAGGAGTAAAGGAAGTGTTTTTTGAAAGCATAGAATCCAAACGGTATTCTAAAAAATTGCACAATCTTCTACTTAGAGTGTTTCACGATCATCTTGAagatcctatttttaaaagaaccacAATAAATTATTTAAGACTGAATAGGAATAAAACAGTAGCTACTGTTTTCTTAGATTTAACAAGCTCAACCAATCCCAAGGAAGTTATAGATAAATTAAATAGACTAAACAGATTATTCAGAAAATTTCTTTCAGAACACTTGGATAGGTATAGTATTCCATTTTTTAGATTTGTGGAAGATAAAGTATTTTCTAAGGCTCAAAATGTAgaaggtttaattaaaaaagatataGAGCGTGGGAAAGGAGACTAAAGATACACGGGATCAGGGGGAATCTTCTGGTGGAGGAGGAGATGATAGCTTGAATCAAGCTGCAGAAAATACTTCCAAAACTAATGATATTTCTTTAGCCTCTTTATTTGTAGAAGCAAATGCCGCTGCAGAAAGCGGACATTCAAATTCTGAACAGGAATTATTTTccgaagaaaaacaaatttatgagATTTCAGAATATACACCCGATCCTTTGTTTCTTCAAGAAATTTATGACTCgctttcaaataaagaaatacatcacAAAAAACTTTTAGAAGAGGGAGAATCAGGAAACttttttataagaatttttaaaaaattttcttctttttttaactttcaaactTCCAGCAAGGAATTTTCCAAGTTATCACCCTTAGAGTGAAAAACAGTGGGGATTTTTCataatttatgaaaaagaaatttcCTTTTCTATTGGGGAGATTTCACTTCTTTTGTGGATTTGTGATTGAGAGataaacaaaaaactaagaaatTATTTACTTTAGAAATAATTATTCTTGTTTTGGTTCTTTTACTTGCGTTTcccccttttgttcttttttacaaTACTCCAAATACAGGTTTTGGAAAAGGATtctcaaaatttatatttttcatatcttcattttctcttactctgtctctaattcctccattctTTTTTATGAGTCtttgattttcaaatgttaattaCTTACATACTTCTAAAAACTtccatatatttctattttttgtatttacGATATCTTTTATATTTGCATCACTAGCTTGCTTTAATTCGTGTGTTTATTATTTGGGAGATTGAAAATTTGGATTTACTTCTACTTCATAGTTTTTGAAGTTTGTTTCTACAGCCACAATAAGGCTTAAATCGGGTGACGGGGGGCAAGGAATTATTGCTTGACGAAGAGAGAGCAAAATAGCCTTTGGTGGCCCTGCAGGAGGGAATGGAGGATCAGGAGGTTCCGTTTATATAGAAGCAGATGAAAATTTAAATAGCTTATTTCATATAAGGCATGTGAAATTTTTGAAAGCAGAGAATGGAGAGAACGGAAGGAATAAAGCACAACACGGAAGATCCGCAGAAGATTTAATTTTGAAAGTTCCCACGGGAACaaatatttttgacaaaattACTGGGGATAAACTTTTTGAACTTATTTTTCATGGAGAACGATTTTTAGCTTGCAAAGGAGGAAAAGGCGGTAGAggaaatctttcttttaaatctccTAAGATGCCTGCCCCCTACTTATATGAGTATGGAGATTTAGGAGAAGATAAGGAAATTATTCTTGATCTAGCAGTAATCTCAAACATAGGATTTTTGGGAAAACCCAATGCAGGAAAATCTTCCCTTTTATCTTTGATTTCAAATGCTAAACCCAAAGTAGCTTCATTTCCTTTCACCACTTTAATACCTGTTCTTGGAACTGTGGAGTTTTTAGGAAAAAAGCTTGTATTTGCGGATATTCCAGGCCTTATAGAGGATTCTTCCAAAGGAGCAGGATTAGGAatagagtttttaaaacatttaaatagatGTCAAATTCTTGTGCATGTTGTAGACATTGGATCAGGGGATGTTGTCTCAGATATAAAaactatagaaaaagaaatttttaactATTCTGAAGAATTATTCAACAAACCTAGATTTTTAGTTTTGAACAAACTTGACTCCATTTCTGACgaacaaactaaaaatattattgaCCAAGTTTCAAAAAATTTTGAAGTTAACTTTATTTGTATATCTGTTTTGGAAAAAACCAATAtagatttgtttttgaaaaaagtatttgatttttatgaatcTTTTAATTTCAAAACTCATGAAAAAGAACAAGCAGAATTTATGGAATTTGATGATGATCCAAATCTTTTTTCAACATTAGAAATTAACAATAACGAAGGAATCTGAGAGGTGAAACatccttatttaaaatattgagtACATAAGATACCCCGAGACACTGAGGACAACATCTTTAGATTGTTGCAGAAATTGGAGACTGTATCTCTTTCTAAGGAACTTGAATTATCTGGagcaaaatataaagatattgtgGATCTTTACGGTTGAAGATACGAATttctaacaaataaaaatcaagagaGTGAAaactaaagtcattgtttttacagGAGGAGTTTATTCTTCTGTGGGAAAAGGACTTACTCTTGCAAATGTAGCTCGTATTTTCACAGAATTAGGATTTAAGGTTTCTGTACTTAAGTTTGATCCTTATTTAAATATTGATTCAGGAGATTTGTCTCCCATGCAACATGGGGAAGTTTTTGTCACTTTTGATGGACATGAAACCGATTTAGATTTGGGACACTATGAGAGATTTTTGGGCCGTAATGTTTCAAGATTGTCTTGCATAACTGCAGGAACTATTTATCAACGATTGTTGGACagaaaaaataatcctgaatTTTCTGGTGAAACAATTCAAGTAATTCCACATGTAGGAGACACAATTAATAAATCTATTTTTGatttattagaaaaagaaagcaattcagattttttatttatagaaattgGAGGAACAATAGGAGATATTGAGTCCATACCATTtgtagaagcaataaagagatttaaaaatcagTATGGATCAGAGAATGTTTTACTCGTGCACTTGGCCCCTATCTTTTATGTAAACACTTCTAAGGAATATAAAACTAAGCCTATACAACACTCTCTACAAAGACTTTCTTATTTCAATCTTTCTGctgattttttaattattagaagCTCACTTAGACCCCCtctttctataaagaaaaaaataggaacagCAATGCAGATCGAtgaaaaagatattttcttttgcttagatCACAACAATATCTATTTGATTGCGGAATCTTTATTTGAAGAGAAAATTCATGAACGGATTCTTCAGAAATTAAATATGTCTATTCCTTCGGGGGGAATGGAATCCTGAAAATCACACACTCAGAAAATATtggcaccaaaaacaaaacaagtgaaagttGCTATTGTGGGAAAATATGCTTCTCTTTCAGATGCTTACATGTCAATAATTGAATCTTTCAAAATAGCTTCATATGATCTTGGGCTGGATTTAGTTGTAGATTGTGTAGGAGTAGAAGAAGATAATTTGATTCAAACAATTTCTGGATATGATGCAATATGTGTGGCTCATGGATTTGGAGCTAGAGGagcagaggaaaaaataaatgcaattaaaTATTGTCGTGAAAACAAAATTCCATTTTTGGGAATTTGTTATGGGATGCAATTAGCCACAATAGAGTATGCGAGAAATGTTCTAGGCTTGTCAGATGCAAACACAATAGAACTTGTGCCAGACACAAACAATccaatatttatttctcttccagATGGAAAAATGAGGCttggagaaaaacaaataagaattaaACCCAATACAAAAGCTTTTGAAATGTTtggaaaagaaataattgaaagTAGGCACAgacataaatatttctttaataacaaatatttagaaCAATTTAAGAATACGGGTTTTGTGTTTTCTGCTGTGAGTGAGGATGAAATTGAAATAGCAGAAATCATAGAAATTAGTGATCATCCATTCTTTATTGCTACACAATTTCATCCTGAATTTGAaactaaattttcaaatatacCCCCTATTTTCACTGAGTTTCTTAAGgcaggttttaaaaaatagtttctagTGATTTCAGCCAAAAAACCAAGGGGAACAAAAGATTTATATGGAGAAGAATTAGGCAAAAGTAATTGAATTTGTAACCGAATAATTAGTCATTTAAAGCTATTTGGTTATTCAGAGATCAAAACCCCAATATTCGAATCAGTAAGTACTTTTTCACAGAATGATGAGGGATTACTAGCTgcaaataaagaatttttttatgtttcaaGCAAGGATAATGAAGAATGCGAATATGTTCTTAGACCAGAAAACACAGCTTCTGTGGCCAGGTGTGTGGTTGAGgacaaaattcttaaaaataatccGATAgctctttccttttattattgtGGTCCTTTTTTTAGATATGAAAGACCCCAAAAAGGACGATTTCGACAATTTACACAGCTAGgtatagaaaaaataaatgcttcAGGAATTAGTAGTGATTTAGAGAACATTGTTCTCATGGAACAAATTAGACAGTTATTTCCTGGTTTAGAGTGAAAATTACACCTTAATTATCTAGGAAGCATTAAATCTAAAACTTCTTGAGGGAAAAGCCTTACTcagtattttcaaaaatttaaatcagAACTTAATTCAATATCTTTGGCTAGATTGGAAATTAATCCATGAAGAATATTGGATGATTCATCCGAGAATAAAAAAGACTTTGTTCAAAATTTTCCaaaaatagatttgttttttagtgaggaagaaaaacagtacaAATCCGATATTCAAAAATCTTTGCAAGATCTTGGAATTGAATTTGTATGAGACGAAACCCTGGTTAGAGGTATTGATTACTATGATGGGCTTGTGTATGAATGAAAATGTGAAGATTTATCTGTGGCTTCAGGGGGAAGATACAATCAATTATTCAATAGATTTGGTGAAGAAGAAATCCCTTCCTTGGGATTAGCTATAGGAATAGAAAGATTACaacaatttttagaaaaaataaattttgattgaaatttgaaggaaaatttaaatatttatgcttgtTTAAATCATTTTCCTAAATTACAAGattgaaatttatttaaattcttaagagagaaaaatatttcagtttttgtAAATTACGAGGTTTTAGATCAAAAAAAACACATTCGAAtagcagagaaaatgaataagGACTTTGTGTTAATTCTTGAAGAGGAAGGAGTGTTTGTAAGATCTTTAACAGATTgaagtaaaaagaataaatttacatTCGAGGAACAAAATAAATTGGTTGAATTCTTAACCAAAGAAAACGTGTAAATGGGCTTTAAAGCCTGTATTCActtttttagaaaaggaaataaaatttttttaacaaaagaaggAATAGACAAATTAAGACATACAAAACTTACAGGAACTAAGATTgcaaaattttttaatttaaaaaataattttccaaacgAAGAAGATCAttcagaaaatgaggaagaagaagaacccGCAAATACTCCCTACAAAATTTGAACTCAAATATTTAATTTCCCTTTTATTCCtaagaaaaatccaaaaaaagcagaaaaatatagATTAGTAGAAGATTTAATTAAGAACTATATTTCCAAACAGTTGAACATAGAATGGATTTCTTATCCTTTGGATAAATATGATGTGTTTGAAAATTCTGAGAATTTAGGAGGAGTTCCAGATGCTGTAGAAAGATctgaaaaaggaaagattttttctattttggaaaTCAAGACAATTACTgacataaaaaattcaaaaacagaaGATCGTTTCTATAAAGTCCCTCTTAGCTATCAGCTACAACTAgctttgtatttgtatttaaatgGTCTAAGAGAAGGATATATAGCTATTTGTTATTTAACACCAGAAAATTGAATAAATTTAAATTCCATTTCTATGGAATCAAATTTATCTCTTTATTCTTCAAATTGACCAATTATGGAAGGAGAACTTGAGTCTTGGATTCCAGAAATAGGATCTTGCAAATATACACACCAAATAGTGGATGCTTACTGTAATAATTCAGCATCAGATAATGAGCTTATAGTTTTTAAAGTAAGGGTGGATATGGGAAGTTATgaaaacttgattttaaaaatagaggattgatttaaaaagcataaaaatgttAGTCCAGAAATGTCTAAAAAAGAGTTACAAAATTTTTTATCCAAAAACAAACTTGGTTAACTTTTAGAGGAAGTTTAagaatttttgtgtcttttaatttagaaataaagatgATTGAGAATGGTTTTATGTTTGATGTGGTGtaatttgtgtgtttttaagcTCTTTTTTGCAAGaatttaaacatacaaaacataGTAAACAGTAGGATTAGGTTGGGGAATGGGGGTGTTTTGTATAATTCCTAACAAAATTCGGAGAGATTATGCTTTGAAATTTATGTTTGCTACTTAAAGATAGCATTACTGTAAGAaggttgatttatttttctttagctgCTACAAGTTTTGTTGTAGGAACTTCCATAACCAAAGGTGTTGTGGTTGCTATAGATAATAAGAAAGAGAGCGAAGAAGATCCTTATTTAGCTGTAGCAGAAGTTAGAGAAGTAAATGGAATGGTTCCCGGTTCTTTCTTAACTGATTTAAGTAAAAGAATGGGAAATTTATTGAATGTAAATTCTTTGGATGATGAATATTGACTAAGAAGTTTGAAGATAAACAATAAGGAATTAACCACAAAAAATTTATTGTTTCTTAAGAATAAATGCAGAGAGATTTATAACTTTCCCATTTCAAAATTAGATGaaaatccttctttaaaaaaggaatatgAAGAATTTGTGAAATTTAATTGCAGAAAGCCCAGAATGTCTTTAGATAAATTTAGGCAGAATGGCATTCTTATTTCAAGTAAAAATGAGGCCAATTGGATTCAGAGAAATACACATACAGATCCTAAGTTTTGAGCCAGAGTAGAAAAATTTAATTCCAATTCT
This window encodes:
- the LOC116889648 gene encoding translation initiation factor IF-2-like, which translates into the protein MTKENNSFNEFSFLKPISISDFAKSIGVDASEIIKDFFLKGKLTTLNTILSKEECKNLCEIFKITFTEKQKSYKEDNLFSEYLDFSNSENVVPKIPVVTVMGHVDHGKTTLLDRIRGTKVTASEFGGITQHIGAYQVTKGNQKITFLDTPGHQAFTKMRYRGANVTDIAIIVVAADDGVKPQTIEAIQHALAAKVKIIVFINKVDKGRKSIPVLKNQVMEHGLILEEFGGDVLCVEGSALQGTGIDELLDTILLVAEVSEFKTTQSNPAVGTVIESNLEKGLGAVATVLLDRGVVSCGDFLVMKSAICKIRTITNDEGKTLKKLEAAVPARITGFKNLPDAGDRFISFSKEAEAKKFFGEFSKDSFQKDLVFLEKNKDVENLNILVRADVSGSLEAIKEIIYSHNISISAANIGPVTEADLQLASITGSLIMNFNQKITSSVLNRAQEMRIKIKNYRSVYEIEEDLIEIIENNKYVEYVEETTVGDKVTVSSKPTSTTTSSQPDSDSTSEGTTTEETTTGTTTDTTTEQVTSSGETAGTTDTGTTGTTT